In the genome of Paralichthys olivaceus isolate ysfri-2021 chromosome 10, ASM2471397v2, whole genome shotgun sequence, the window TCTGCACATCTGTTGTAAGGTCTCTTAATAATCCTGAGAGTCAGACGCACCATTTACAACAGGATGATGACCACATCTCAAATCAGCACCTTTCCCTCTCCCCTAAATTAAGTTATTCTCACCTCCACCTGCAGTAAACATGAATGTGACCTGCATATTGTGCATTTAAACCACAGGATTACAACAcatatcacctctgcacactaTTTTAACATATCTACAGAAACACTACCTGAAGCTCTTAATCAGgtgaatgtttgaaatgtgtattGATGCTCACTCTGGGTGTCTTTGATGGATCGTGGTGAAAAGAAGATGCTTTTGTTTCTCATTGATTCAGTGCCCTTCCTCTGTGTGTAGTTAAATGAACCGTTTGCTTAGAGTAAGAAGAAGCTTTCTACACTCACTATACCATGAATAAAATTTTGAATGTACATAAAACTTCCTGGTACACTGTCATGACTCAATGATTTCAAAGTAATGCATTGAAAAGGCTGAAATGATTGAATCCCAGTCATTAAGAAAAAATGCTTGCTGCTTTATTCCCCCTAGTGGACAAAAAGGGTCCAACAGTTTAGGGAACAACCacagaataaaatacaaaacggGTCCTCTATaaatggaaaatatgaaaatacactTGCCCTTATGGCTATCAAAAAACATTAAGTACCAGTATATACAGAGGGAGCGATTCTTAGCGACAGACATGGAACACATTACACAAAGCTGGttcttcagtcacatgttcaaaCATTCAGTCACATGCACAACAGCATCATTCAATAACCACACAAATATTCTGCACCTCATCCTGACCTGCACACGCATCTCTTGGTTAGAATTaaagcaaagaaacaaacattttacctGCTCCAGTCTAATTGGACTTAAACTGTAGAGACATTACCAAAGTTGTTAATCCACACTGATCAGGGATCAGCTTTGCATTTCTGTGCTTAGTGAACACAGCTGTGTCAAAAAAGGATTGGATTTGATTTCCCGTCAGCGGAGGTGCTAGAGGGCGCTGTAACATGGCCTCCCTCAACTGTCCTTGTCTAGTGTTGTGGTTGCCAAGGTCACTGTAGTGATGGGCTGACCCATGCCATGCATCTGCATGCGAGCCAGTTTCTTTTGTTCACACTCAGTCACCAGGCTGTTGAGCTCAGCAGCACTGTAGCCAATCAGAGTCCTCAGGTCGCACACAAACTTGTAGACGAAGCGCTTGCCCTGCACTTTGCTGATCATGTCCCCGTCATAGTAATACCTGAGTgaaattttaaatgtgacagtCAGAGTAAAATAACACAATGTCAGCATCATCAAGTTGTCATGGTCAGGTCATAGTTGAGAAATGTTTCTTAAACAAGCCACCTACACGCACATACAGAGAGTTAAAGGACATAAATATCAGTTAACTACGGTCGCCAAGATGTCTCACACAAGCACTGTATTAGGGACTTAAGGTTTAGATGTCTCAACCTCTCCTGCAGGGATTTTAAGTCCACTGACTGTATGGAAGAGCAACACAAAGGCACAGATCCCCCTTAAAAAGAtaagacaaaagacaaaccTGAGAGCTCGGCTGAGTTTCTCATAGTTCATCGTTGGCTTATTCTTGCGTTGGCCCCATTTCTGAGCCACAAGTTCAGGCTGGTTGAGTTTGAACTCGCCCTCCTCTCCCACCCAGGAGATGCAATCTCTTGCATCCTTGTCTGTCAACAGCTCCAGCAAGAACTGCCACAGCTGGATCTGACCGTTGTTACCTGGtagcagaaaaacacataattcaagataaattaaatacacataaaaaataGATGCATTTTCCataaaaaacactgcactggAGAATTTGGCAAAGTGTTGCagcaaacaaatattttgaaaaCGAATTTGCTAATTATTTAGTCAATTAATCAAATGTTTGGTCTTTACTATGACCAACAGTTGTGAATGGGCTGTGGTGTTtatttcagacacatttttgacaaaatgactgtaaaataaattaaaatttcaTAGGCATTTAATTTTCAACCTGAACCTGCTTTTCAGCTTTTTAAGCTGACTGTGCCGCTGAAGAAAAATGTCAcctgtttaaatacaaatatcacaCAGAGTGAGCTGTGTGTAATACCTGTGCGGTTGCCAGGTGAGCTGCGTTCCTCTCCTCCTGAGATACGTGGAGTTCTGGGACCACGATTCTGCTTCAGTACCTTTATGGCAGTGGGTGTGCTCACCTGAGCCGGGATGATCTGCACAGCTGGATACAGATGCAAAAGTTACAAATGAAAGTCAGTAAATTTTCTTTAGAGCTGCAGCTAAAtactattttcattatcaatgtATTCTGCCAACAAGTTTAATTTCATTAAACAGTCATAAATGCTCATCACAGTTTTCAGGGGCTCATTTCGTCTGGCATCAATGCAAATCAAAACTACACAATTGTTCATCATGTCTGTTAAAAAAATAGTGGCTGATTATCttttgataaaataatcagGTCTGGTTTTGAGTCGGTAATAAATCAAATACAAGATTGTCCTTGAAATATtatagtttcttttatcacctTGCTTCCCTGTGGGTGAGAAAAAAAGACTGAGTCTGATTTTGATCAGCCAAGATGAATCCAGATCATGCGTGAGACTCTCTAAAAGGAAATTTTCAAATAATAAACTCATACATTTCAGCTGATTTTTCACAGGAACACTTACGTTGATCAATTGTGACTGTGGCGTCTCCTCCAGACTGATCCTGACTTGCCAACACAtctgaaatataaacaagggATAAGTTCATGAGATAAAATTGGCCTTTAAATTAGCTGTTTACTTCTTAACTGTCAAAGAGTAGAACCACACCATCTGACTTACATTTGCGTAGGAGCTCCAGGTGACTCCACAGTATCTCTCCATTAGGCACTTTCTGAAGGAACTCCTCTTGGCTGAAGCCGCAGAGGTCTCTACCTGGGATGTGAATGCTGCCGATTTCCATCTCGTCAATGTTGAATTCCTTCATCACCCAAACAGCCCAGTGGATCACCTGGTCAGCTGACCAGAGCATGGGgtctgcagggagagagagaaacctcttTTTACAAACATCCATCTCTATTTCTCACTACATTTTTTCATCACAGTAAAGGTCTTTATAAAAACGTTCCTCACCATATGGTATGCCCAGACGGACCTGCTCTTTGCGGTAGCCTTCAAGTGCTGCCGCCCAGCGTGTCACCTGTTCTGAGGTCTCATCAGAGAGACCAGACCTGTCCACAGCAATCAGCTGACCCTCCTCGACCAGAGTACTCTCCTCCCCTGCTGCATCTGGATCGATCACCACTTCTACTGTTTCTACTGGCTTCACAATTTCCAAAATGTTCAGCTTCTCCTCACCTGAGGAAAGACGAAACCACAAACAATTAAGCAGCAAGACATCACTGTATAGCTGCTGATCTCTGACATGCTCCATAAGAATTGTGTCAGTGTGGATAAGATGCGTACCTGCTTTGGTTATAATCTGCAGACTGAGCTGCACTGTTCCATCTGTCTTTACTCCCTGATCAAAGAGGCTGTGATCAGGGTGAAGCTAAAAAAGAGGACACAACAGAAGTCAAGAGAGAGACGACTCAGCATACTCTGCCGTGAAAGTGACAACAACCAGGCAACAGAAACACGTGTATCAGATCATGAGGGGATCTTGATATGCTCTGAAATGCACATTTTGGACAGAAGCAGCATACATCACATTACCTGAATATCCTGCAGGCAGATCTCATATGCATCCAGTGGTATTTGGATGCGTGGCTCCAGAAGCTTTTTCAAATTTCCGATGGGCTCATTGATGTCAATGTCTTGCTGAATCAAATCAGATGCAGTGATCGTTTGCTCCTCAacactacagaaaaaaagaaagaaggactGTTAACGTGCAGTAACTGTATGTGCAAGATTCTGCACCTCAAATAACCACTGGCTTACCCTTCCTCCAGGCACGCCTGTTTCTCCCGCTCATCGATCTCGATCTCTATCATCTCTTCTGGTTCACTTTTAGACATTCTGTTTTATGCAGAAAGACAAGCTGTTGGAAAGTAATAAAAGAGATGGTTGACTGCCACTTatcatgacaaacacaaacaattacaCTGTTAATCACACCATAAACAGTGTCTTCAAAACAACAGTCTTcaaatgaaggaaagaaaatattgtGTGACAGAATCAGAGAATGTTATTAATTATACTGATTAAATCAATCACAAATTTATGGACTAACTGATTAATCAAGTAATTGTATCGCTCTGAATTTGAGTGTTTAGGTTGTTGTAACTAGTGTTTTACAGATCGGAGGTTGATCAATTACGTGTTATATCTCATCACTGTGTTTACAGAATGCATTAGAAATATTGAACTTTAGTTGTATTGCTATTCATattgtgaaatataaaaatagaatatatggCATATAGAAATTAGTGTTGTTATTATTCTGTAGGGgaattacaatatatatatatatatatatatatatatatatagctgtGTTTTACCTCATTCTATACCATTGAGAAAATATGGGAATTGGGAATATAAACCTCAGTTCCAGTGGTCATCATGGGAAACCTACTTCATTACACTATCTTTAAACGAAAACAACTTTGCATGTCTCTTGTTTATAGGCTTATTCGTTGTTCTACTATATTCAGTACTTTACTCTGTATGCTAGTACTATATTGTGTATCATTGCCAAgtgtattacattttattttcagcttcTTTAATTCTTTGTATCCGTTGTATTGCTACTTGGCTCTATGTGCAATGCCCTTGACATACTGCTGTAACACAATGATTTCCCaatttgggatcaataaagtgcATCTGTCTATTTGGAAGTCTAGGCAGCAAGAACCACTGAAACCCAAAAAGTTTATTTAATCCATTTCAAAGGATAATTTAATATAGAGTCAACACAGATTGTGGGTTGTACACTGAAGTTTGTGACAGTGAAGTGTGATGTTGTGAATACTCAACACACTGCAGTATTAGTACTAGTATTGACAGTAATAGTATAAAGGCCTCTGAGCCTCGACTCCTCATTGGCTGTGAGGGACAGTTCACTGAGTGCTGCggctgctaacgttagccaaCTCGAGGGCGAGGCTCTGGCGTCTAAAGGCCAGACGGTAGGCCATTagtgaacaaaaacaatcaCCACACATAACTGTACATCGCACACACATGTTGGAAAAACACGTTCAGCTGATATTTACACACC includes:
- the gabpa gene encoding GA-binding protein alpha chain: MSKSEPEEMIEIEIDEREKQACLEEGVEEQTITASDLIQQDIDINEPIGNLKKLLEPRIQIPLDAYEICLQDIQLHPDHSLFDQGVKTDGTVQLSLQIITKAGEEKLNILEIVKPVETVEVVIDPDAAGEESTLVEEGQLIAVDRSGLSDETSEQVTRWAAALEGYRKEQVRLGIPYDPMLWSADQVIHWAVWVMKEFNIDEMEIGSIHIPGRDLCGFSQEEFLQKVPNGEILWSHLELLRKYVLASQDQSGGDATVTIDQPVQIIPAQVSTPTAIKVLKQNRGPRTPRISGGEERSSPGNRTGNNGQIQLWQFLLELLTDKDARDCISWVGEEGEFKLNQPELVAQKWGQRKNKPTMNYEKLSRALRYYYDGDMISKVQGKRFVYKFVCDLRTLIGYSAAELNSLVTECEQKKLARMQMHGMGQPITTVTLATTTLDKDS